From Aegilops tauschii subsp. strangulata cultivar AL8/78 chromosome 5, Aet v6.0, whole genome shotgun sequence:
CATGCTGGGTTGATTTGATGAAACTAAAACACATCTATATAAAAGGTAGAATTATGAcaccacttcatccatccggctttgattcgatggttcacatcttcatcaatacccccatcctcctgcagcattgaccccaaataccgaaaggtgtccttctaaggtaccacctggccatcaaggctaacctcctcctcctcacacctagtattgaaaccgcacatcatgtactcaGTTTTAGTcctactaagcctaaaccctttcgattccaaggtttgtctccataactaTGGAGATATTCAAAGAATTACAACTTGAGGTATGGGATCTGACAGAGTTAGCCGATGGTCACCATTCTATCATCCCAAGCACCGTTCACAGCGATAAAACAATACTCCACTTAGACGTAAAGCAATCTGATCAAAATTTAGAAGAGCACACAAATCAGAACATTTGACAACTGCCAAAGGAGATAAACATGTTCGACCTTCCTTACGATAACTTCAAAATCTGGAACAGGATTAGTTCAGGGTTCAAAGGGTGCTGCTCCACCACTAGACTGACAGTCGGTATATCAGGCGCTACATTTGACAACGATAAGAACACTGGATTCCAGACACCAAAGACAATTTTCCTGACCATATGCTCACTTGAGAGGAATGAACCTCGACGAGTGGGTGGCACCGATACCGGGCCTCCCGTGCTTCACCGGCTTGTACGACAGGGAGAACTCTGCCAGGTAGTGCCCAATCATCTCCGGCTTGATCTCCAcctggttgaagcacttgccaTTGTAGATGCCCACAACGCTTCCGATCATCTCAGGCATGATGATCATGTTGCGGAGGTGGGTCCTCACTTGCTCAGGCTTCTCACCAGCAGGGGCTTCGCTTTTCTGTTTACAGGACAGACAATGAGTGAGTTACTGAGTTATACATAGAGAATGTATGTGCAAAGTAAATAGAAGGAAAAGCTGTAGCAAGAGACTTATAGATGAGGTTCATAACAGAAAGTAACTAACAAAAAAATCTCAAGTGATTCCCCAGTAGTACACAATCACGCAAATGGATAGTCAGTAAGTAGAGAGATGATCAGATAGAGCTAAATACAGAATTTAGGCCATCATGCCAGCCAATCATCCCAATAGGGATGTAATGTTATCTTCATTTCAAACTCGCACAAAGCAGAACAAAAGCTGACTTCGGTAAACacaaaaaaaaaatgaaaaacagAGAAATAACGCTTATAGAAAACAACATAGACGCTGTTCCAAAAGCTGGAGTACTCAATCAGTCGTGATGATCAGATAGAGCTAAATACAGGTTTTGCCATCATGCTGGCAATCATCCCAATAGGGATATAATCTCATCTTCATCTCAATCTCTACAGATATGATTAAATGGGAGATGACATGAATAGATACATGAAACTTAGAGCACAGATCTAAGTGCACAAGAAACAAACAAGCCATATCATACACATCAATGAGCAACTCcaaacagagtaacaaaatacaATGAAATGGGCAAGAGAAAATAGACTACAGATGAAAATATTATACTACCAAAATGTGTGCCTGCATACAAGTTATGAAACAAAATTTCATTGCTACATAATGAATCATGTCAAGGCAACATTATCTGCTACAAATAATGTCTACATAATATCACCCAATCAAATAATTGACACTTGAATGAGCAAAGAACAGGTGATAAGCATATTACagacacacagaaacacacatcAGAACAGCTACACTGGATTAAAATAGTAGCAGCATAGCATCATGACTGAACTTTCTCCTTAAGCATTAAGGAATGTTACTTCTAAATTAGTAGGAAGAAGTTGCATATCCTATAGTACAAAATTAGCAGGCCACAATGGATCATATTCTGCAGAGCAATATTATTGACAGATTAAGTATTGCGACACAATCATAAAGAATAGAAACAGAATAGTAGCATACCATGAAGATTAAAATAGAATAATACATTTCCAGTGGAAAATCACAGAAACAACTGATGAAAATCTGCATCCAAAGTTCTAACAATGCCATGTCTACAACAAAACAAGACTAGGACAATGGATGTAATTCTAATGCAGCAATAAAACAAACTGAATTACATCATTCAGCCGCTTTGGATTTAAAAAATCTACCATTTATGATTAATTCAACAAACAAAACTAAATAGTATAGGCCACTTGGGATAAATTATGGTTGCACGTCGCCAGCCACTGTGAACTAACGAGGAACTGATATCACGTGAGGTAGAGAACCAATTTCCAGAAGGAACTAAATAGCTCAACTCAAGCACAATCCCGAAACTACAGTGATGTCAAAAATTAAGAGCAGAG
This genomic window contains:
- the LOC109741611 gene encoding small ribosomal subunit protein uS19, whose translation is MADVDVDPEVAAAGPKKRTFRKFSYRGVDLDALLDMSSEDLVGLFPARARRRFSRGLKRKPMALVKKLRKAKSEAPAGEKPEQVRTHLRNMIIMPEMIGSVVGIYNGKCFNQVEIKPEMIGHYLAEFSLSYKPVKHGRPGIGATHSSRFIPLK